One genomic segment of candidate division KSB1 bacterium includes these proteins:
- the nusG gene encoding transcription termination/antitermination protein NusG → MVCEALEDQEKKWYVVHVLSGHENKVKAYLESEVSRLGLQHKISNILVPTENITEMRDGKRKTKSKIFFPGYILIEMVLDVETSYLISNTPGITSFVGSKNKPQPLRPDEVKRILGRVDEAKSREFLNVPFRVGDPIKVIDGPFTDFTGVVQEVNEEKNKVKVMVSIFGRSTPVELDFLQVELEK, encoded by the coding sequence ATGGTATGTGAGGCTTTGGAAGATCAAGAGAAAAAATGGTATGTGGTGCATGTCCTGTCGGGTCATGAGAACAAGGTGAAAGCTTATCTGGAGAGCGAAGTGAGTCGATTGGGGCTTCAGCATAAGATCAGCAACATTTTGGTGCCGACAGAAAACATCACTGAGATGCGAGATGGCAAAAGAAAGACCAAGAGCAAAATTTTTTTCCCCGGTTACATATTGATTGAGATGGTGCTAGATGTTGAGACCTCGTATTTAATTTCAAATACACCGGGTATCACCAGTTTTGTGGGCTCTAAAAATAAGCCGCAACCACTCCGTCCCGACGAGGTGAAACGAATTTTGGGGCGTGTAGATGAGGCAAAAAGCCGGGAGTTCTTGAATGTCCCGTTTCGAGTGGGTGATCCCATCAAAGTGATTGATGGACCATTTACCGATTTTACTGGCGTAGTTCAAGAAGTGAACGAAGAGAAAAACAAAGTGAAAGTTATGGTCAGCATTTTTGGCCGATCAACCCCGGTCGAGCTGGATTTTTTACAGGTAGAATTGGAGAAATAA
- the rplK gene encoding 50S ribosomal protein L11 — MAKKVIGSIKLQVPAGNANPSPPVGPALGQHGVNIMEFCKAFNARTQDQKGLIIPVIITVYADRSFSFITKTPPAAVLLKKAAGLEKGSGEPNRKKVGKVTSAQVREIAELKMKDLNAFTIESAIKMIEGTARSMGITIEG, encoded by the coding sequence ATGGCAAAAAAAGTCATTGGATCAATCAAATTGCAGGTGCCAGCAGGCAATGCCAATCCTTCACCCCCGGTCGGCCCAGCGTTGGGACAGCACGGGGTGAACATCATGGAGTTCTGCAAGGCATTTAATGCGCGCACTCAGGATCAGAAGGGTTTAATTATCCCCGTGATCATCACTGTCTATGCGGATCGGTCGTTTAGTTTTATTACAAAAACACCGCCCGCTGCTGTGCTATTGAAAAAGGCCGCTGGCTTAGAGAAAGGTTCCGGCGAGCCAAATCGCAAGAAGGTTGGCAAGGTGACCAGTGCTCAGGTGCGAGAGATCGCTGAACTCAAGATGAAAGACCTCAATGCGTTTACAATCGAAAGTGCGATCAAAATGATCGAGGGAACAGCCCGGAGCATGGGAATAACGATTGAAGGGTAA
- the secE gene encoding preprotein translocase subunit SecE: protein MFEKINRFLQEVRQEMAKVSWPSRDELKGTTIIVIVLTIVLSVFIWLTDKVLEGLLKIIY, encoded by the coding sequence ATGTTTGAGAAGATCAATAGATTTTTGCAAGAAGTCAGACAAGAAATGGCTAAGGTAAGCTGGCCGAGCCGTGATGAGCTCAAAGGGACAACCATTATCGTCATTGTTCTGACCATCGTTCTATCCGTATTTATCTGGTTAACTGATAAGGTTCTTGAGGGGCTGTTGAAAATCATTTATTAG